One Ovis aries strain OAR_USU_Benz2616 breed Rambouillet chromosome 4, ARS-UI_Ramb_v3.0, whole genome shotgun sequence DNA window includes the following coding sequences:
- the PDK4 gene encoding pyruvate dehydrogenase kinase, isozyme 4 — MKAARFVMRSAGTLIPREVEHFSRYSPSPLSMKQLLDFGSENACERTSFAFLRQELPVRLANILKEIYILPERLVNTSSVQLVKSWYMQSLIELVEFHEKSPEDQKALSDFVDTLIKVRNRHHDVIPTMAQGVLEYKDACTADPVTNQNLQYFLDRFYMNRISTRMLMNQHILIFSDLQTGNPSLIGSIDPNCDVVAVVQDAFECSKMLCDQYYLTSPELKLTQVNVKFPGQPIHIVYVPSHLHHMLFELFKNAMRATVEHQENWPSLTPIEVTVVLGKEDLTIKISDRGGGVPLRVIDRLFSYTYSTAPTPVMDNPRNAPLAGFGYGLPISRLYAKYFQGDLNLYSLPGYGTDAIIYLKALSSESIEKLPVFNKSAFKHYQTSSEAGDWCIPSKEPKNLAKENVAV, encoded by the exons ATGAAGGCGGCACGCTTCGTGATGCGCAGCGCTGGCACCCTGATCCCCCGCGAGGTCGAGCATTTCTCGCGCTACAGCCCGTCTCCGCTGTCCATGAAGCAGCTGCTGGACTTCG GTTCAGAAAACGCATGTGAAAGAACCTCTTTTGCATTTTTGCGACAAGAGTTGCCTGTGAGGCTAGCCAATATCCTGAAGGAAATTTATATACTCCCTGAACGACTAGTAAATACCTCTTCAGTGCAATTAGTTAAGAGCTG GTATATGCAGAGCCTGATAGAGTTGGTGGAATTCCATGAGAAAAGCCCAGAGGACCAAAAGGCATTATCAGA TTTTGTAGATACTCTCATCAAAGTTCGAAACAGACACCATGATGTAATTCCTACAATGGCACAGGGAGTCCTGGAATATAAAGATGCCTGTACAGCTGACCCAGTCACCAATCAAAATCTTCAGTATTTCTTGGATCGATTTTACATGAATCGTATTTCTACCCGGATGCTGATGAACCAGCACA tCCTTATATTTAGTGACCTACAGACAGGAAACCCAAGCCTCATTGGAAGCATTGATCCAAACTGTGATGTGGTGGCAGTGGTCCAAG ATGCCTTTGAGTGTTCCAAGATGCTTTGTGATCAGTATTATTTAACATCTCCAGAATTAAAGCTAACACAAGTGAATG TAAAATTTCCAGGCCAACCAATTCATATTGTGTATGTTCCATCTCACCTTCATCATATGCTCTTTGAATTATTCAAG aatgCAATGAGGGCCACAGTTGAACACCAGGAAAACTGGCCTTCCCTGACACCAATTGAGGTGACTGTTGTCTTGGGGAAAGAAGATCTTACAATTAAG ATTTCAGACAGAGGAGGTGGTGTTCCCCTGAGAGTCATTGATCGTCTCTTTAGTTACACGTACTCCACTGCACCAACGCCTGTGATGGATAATCCCCGGAATGCTCCGCTG GCTGGTTTTGGTTACGGCTTACCGATTTCTCGTCTCTATGCCAAGTACTTTCAAGGAGATCTAAATCTCTACTCTTTGCCAGGATACGGAACTGATGCTATCATCTACTTAAAG gCTCTGTCTTCTGAGTCCATAGAAAAACTCCCAGTCTTTAACAAATCAGCCTTCAAACATTATCAGACGAGCAGCGAGGCTGGAGACTGGTGTATCCCAAGCAAGGAACCAAAGAACCTGGCAAAGGAAAACGTGGCTGTGTGA